A genomic window from Pseudomonas argentinensis includes:
- a CDS encoding response regulator, translating to MTFTVLLVEDELILRQLLMELISPLALEVIECASADAALEHLERGTVDLLLSDIRMPGSLDGWQLAQIVWARWPELPVLLTSGHQMPRDDQIPEHSAFLSKPWDLDAMYGRVQTYLESQAGHRPRAH from the coding sequence ATGACCTTCACCGTACTGCTCGTCGAAGACGAGCTGATCCTCCGGCAACTTCTGATGGAGTTGATCTCGCCCCTGGCTCTGGAGGTGATCGAGTGTGCATCGGCTGACGCAGCGCTCGAACATCTGGAGCGCGGGACGGTGGATCTGCTGCTGAGCGATATTCGCATGCCGGGCTCGCTGGATGGCTGGCAGCTGGCGCAGATCGTCTGGGCCCGCTGGCCCGAACTGCCGGTGTTGCTAACCTCGGGGCACCAGATGCCGCGCGACGACCAGATACCGGAACACTCGGCGTTCCTCTCCAAACCATGGGATCTGGACGCGATGTACGGCAGGGTGCAAACCTACCTCGAAAGCCAGGCCGGCCATCGGCCG